Proteins encoded within one genomic window of Tidjanibacter massiliensis:
- a CDS encoding DMT family transporter, with protein sequence MNTKLKGYVLGAVAAASYGMNPLFALPLYKEGMDPDSVLFFRYLLAIPLLGIMIKARGRDFRLKRKEIVPLIVMGLLVALSSLTLFLSYNYMDAGIASTLLFVYPVLVALIMALVFKEKLTMQTGLCIVLALVGIALLYRSGDGTTLSLTGTVLVLVSALAYAIYIVGVNQTALKSVATLKVTFYVLLFGLSLFLVRLDFGRDVCLPDRWYSWGNLLALAVFPTAISFLCTTSAIQYIGSTPTAILGALEPVTAVFFGVTVFGEALTPRIVCGIVMIILAVTFIVAGGSITAYLVRFRKLFPKLSRRRRAA encoded by the coding sequence ATGAATACGAAGCTGAAAGGTTATGTGCTGGGGGCCGTTGCGGCGGCATCGTACGGAATGAATCCGTTGTTCGCGCTTCCGCTCTACAAGGAGGGGATGGACCCCGATTCGGTGCTCTTCTTCAGGTATCTGCTCGCCATTCCTCTGCTGGGTATCATGATTAAGGCCCGGGGACGCGATTTCAGGCTCAAGCGGAAAGAGATAGTACCTCTGATAGTCATGGGCCTTCTCGTGGCCCTGTCGTCGCTCACGCTCTTCCTCAGTTACAACTATATGGATGCCGGAATAGCCTCCACGCTCCTGTTCGTCTATCCGGTGCTGGTGGCTTTGATTATGGCCCTCGTATTCAAGGAGAAACTGACGATGCAGACCGGATTGTGCATCGTCCTCGCGCTGGTCGGCATCGCGCTGCTCTACCGGAGCGGTGACGGAACCACCCTGAGCCTGACGGGAACCGTACTCGTGCTGGTTTCGGCATTGGCTTATGCCATCTATATCGTGGGTGTCAATCAGACGGCGCTGAAGAGTGTGGCGACACTCAAGGTCACCTTCTATGTGCTGCTGTTCGGCCTGTCGCTGTTCCTCGTCCGGCTGGATTTCGGCCGGGACGTGTGTCTCCCCGACCGGTGGTATTCGTGGGGCAATCTGCTTGCGCTGGCGGTCTTTCCCACGGCCATATCGTTTCTTTGTACGACCAGCGCCATACAGTACATAGGTTCCACGCCTACCGCGATACTCGGCGCACTGGAACCCGTGACCGCCGTTTTCTTCGGGGTGACGGTATTTGGAGAGGCGCTGACGCCGAGGATAGTGTGCGGGATAGTGATGATAATTCTGGCCGTGACCTTCATCGTAGCCGGAGGCAGCATCACCGCTTATCTGGTGCGTTTCCGCAAACTCTTCCCGAAGCTGTCCCGGCGGAGGCGTGCCGCCTGA
- a CDS encoding AMP-binding protein: MEFQTLKELYAHSIKAYGNRPSFSMLERESMTYNDFDDRVEYVRGILLGAGIGSGDKVALLSSNMPNWSVCYFAIVTSGMVAVPILPDFSGSELDMIITHSEAKALFVSDKLYTRISKEVVERMNIVVRTKNLGIIARTSFELGAMTEPKPEDLAVIIYTSGTTSSPKGVMLTHYNLAAQIQMDRDLFFVKPDDIFLSILPLSHTYECSLGMLLPFMCGASVVYVDRPPTASNLLPALREVRPTVMLSVPLVIEKIYKSQVAGRFNSSGLLRKLYGKPFFRKMIHRIAGRQLYKLFGGRLRFFGIGGAKLDTEAERFLSEGKFPYAIGYGLTETAPLIAGAVPSNVRLGSTGPVLPGIEARLEDTNEFGEGELVVKSPCTMLGYYKNPELTAEVFTPDGWFRTRDLCAFDPDGFLYIKGRLGSMIVGPNGENIYPEDIESVLNSHFLISDSIVTQEQGKLVALVRFDRAELEKRYHEFRDDLATTMEDIKADVIKYVNSKVNKSSKIATIEEQEHDFEKTPSHKIKRYLYTRKPKEEKEHPQTPADKR; encoded by the coding sequence ATGGAATTCCAGACTCTCAAAGAACTATATGCCCACAGCATCAAGGCCTACGGCAACCGGCCTTCGTTCTCGATGCTCGAACGCGAATCCATGACGTACAACGATTTCGACGACCGGGTGGAGTACGTGCGCGGTATCCTGCTCGGAGCCGGCATCGGCAGCGGCGACAAAGTGGCGCTGCTGAGCAGCAACATGCCCAACTGGAGCGTCTGTTATTTCGCCATCGTCACCTCCGGCATGGTCGCCGTTCCGATACTGCCCGATTTCTCCGGCAGCGAGCTGGACATGATAATCACCCATTCCGAAGCCAAAGCGCTTTTCGTATCCGACAAGCTCTACACGCGCATCTCCAAGGAGGTGGTGGAACGGATGAACATCGTGGTACGCACCAAGAACCTCGGTATCATCGCCCGCACTTCGTTCGAACTCGGGGCCATGACCGAACCGAAACCGGAAGACCTGGCGGTGATAATCTACACATCGGGAACGACCTCTTCGCCCAAGGGCGTCATGCTCACGCACTACAATCTCGCGGCACAAATACAGATGGACCGCGACCTGTTTTTCGTGAAGCCGGACGACATCTTCCTTTCGATACTCCCCCTCTCCCACACCTACGAATGTTCGCTCGGCATGCTGCTGCCGTTCATGTGCGGCGCTTCGGTGGTGTACGTAGACAGACCGCCGACGGCATCCAACCTGCTGCCCGCGCTCAGGGAGGTACGCCCGACGGTGATGCTCAGCGTCCCGCTGGTCATAGAAAAGATATACAAAAGCCAGGTGGCCGGGCGGTTCAATTCGTCGGGCCTCCTGCGGAAACTCTACGGGAAACCGTTCTTCAGAAAGATGATACACCGCATAGCGGGGCGGCAGCTTTACAAACTCTTCGGAGGACGGCTGCGCTTCTTCGGCATCGGCGGAGCGAAGCTCGACACGGAGGCGGAACGGTTCCTGTCGGAAGGAAAGTTCCCCTACGCCATCGGCTACGGCCTGACCGAAACGGCCCCGCTGATTGCCGGAGCGGTACCGTCTAACGTGCGGCTCGGCTCTACGGGACCGGTACTGCCGGGTATCGAGGCACGGCTCGAAGATACGAACGAATTCGGCGAGGGGGAACTCGTGGTCAAAAGTCCCTGCACAATGCTGGGATACTACAAGAATCCGGAACTCACCGCGGAGGTTTTCACTCCCGACGGTTGGTTCCGCACGCGCGACCTCTGCGCCTTCGACCCGGACGGATTCCTCTACATCAAGGGGAGGCTCGGCAGCATGATAGTCGGGCCGAACGGCGAGAACATCTACCCGGAGGATATCGAAAGCGTTCTGAACAGCCATTTTCTGATAAGCGACTCCATCGTGACGCAGGAGCAGGGCAAACTCGTGGCGCTCGTCCGTTTCGACCGGGCCGAACTGGAGAAACGCTACCACGAATTCCGAGACGACCTTGCCACGACCATGGAGGATATCAAGGCCGACGTGATAAAATACGTCAATTCGAAGGTCAACAAATCCTCCAAAATAGCCACCATCGAGGAGCAGGAACACGACTTCGAAAAGACGCCTTCCCATAAAATCAAACGCTACCTCTACACCCGCAAACCGAAGGAAGAGAAGGAACACCCGCAAACGCCGGCAGACAAACGGTAA